From a single Arachis hypogaea cultivar Tifrunner chromosome 3, arahy.Tifrunner.gnm2.J5K5, whole genome shotgun sequence genomic region:
- the LOC112789596 gene encoding membrane metalloprotease ARASP, chloroplastic, translated as MVIYLSPSPPSHSSTSILRFSNSRTPISDSSFKPKPHFSIPLFSHSFGSNFSTLTFKKQLLNHNNSSGRFTHGNRVDFRTLAIPGFDYGNFEGPQSVLEAAAVLTAIIVVHESGHFLAASLQGIHVSKFAVGFGPILAKFNSKNVEYSIRAFPLGGFVGFPDNDPESDIPVDDENLLKNRPILDRVLVVSAGVIANIVFAIAIIFVQVLTVGLPVQEVFPGVMVPDVKPFSAASRDGLLPGDLILQVNGSEFPKPGPSSVTKVVDVIKKNPKRYVLLKVKRGMQDFEIRVTPDENFDGTGKIGVQLSPNVKIEKVRPKNLVEALNFTGKEFWGLSSNVLDGLKQTFLNFSQSAGKVSGPVAIIAVGAEVARSNIDGLYQFAAILNINLAVINLLPLPALDGGSLALIFIEAARGGRKLPLEVEQRIMSSGIMFVILLGLFLIVRDTLNLDIIKDIL; from the coding sequence ATGGTCATATACCtgtctccttctcctccttcacATTCTTCCACTTCCATACTCAGATTCTCAAACTCAAGGACACCCATTTCGGATTCTTCCTTCAAGCCCAAACCCCATTTCTCAATACCACTTTTTTCTCACTCTTTTGGCTCCAATTTTTCAACTTTAACATTCAAGAAGCAGTTATTGAATCACAATAATAGTAGTGGCCGGTTCACACATGGAAACAGGGTTGATTTCAGGACCTTGGCTATTCCTGGGTTTGACTATGGAAACTTTGAAGGTCCTCAATCTGTTCTTGAAGCTGCTGCTGTTCTAACAGCAATCATTGTTGTTCATGAAAGTGGCCATTTCCTTGCTGCTTCACTTCAAGGTATCCATGTGAGTAAGTTCGCTGTTGGGTTTGGTCCAATTCTAGCTAAGTTCAATTCAAAGAATGTTGAGTATTCTATTAGAGCTTTCCCTCTAGGTGGATTTGTTGGGTTCCCTGATAATGATCCTGAAAGTGATATCCCTGTTGATGATGAGAATTTGCTTAAGAACAGGCCAATTTTGGATAGGGTTCTTGTTGTTTCAGCTGGTGTTATTGCCAACATAGTGTTTGCAATTGCTATAATCTTTGTTCAAGTTCTCACTGTTGGTTTGCCTGTTCAAGAGGTTTTCCCTGGTGTTATGGTTCCTGATGTGAAACCCTTTTCAGCTGCTTCTAGAGATGGATTGCTTCCTGGTGATTTGATTCTTCAGGTTAATGGTAGTGAGTTTCCAAAACCGGGTCCTAGTTCTGTTACTAAGGTTGTTGATGTTATCAAGAAGAACCCCAAGAGATATGTTTTGCTTAAGGTTAAGAGGGGGATGCAGGACTTTGAAATTAGGGTCACCCCAGATGAGAATTTTGATGGGACTGGTAAAATTGGTGTTCAGTTATCACCAAATGTGAAGATTGAAAAAGTTAGGCCAAAGAATCTTGTGGAAGCTTTGAACTTTACTGGGAAAGAATTTTGGGGTCTTTCTTCTAATGTTTTAGATGGATTGAAGCAGACATTCTTGAACTTTTCACAGTCTGCTGGTAAGGTTTCAGGTCCTGTGGCGATTATTGCTGTCGGCGCTGAAGTTGCGAGATCAAACATTGATGGTCTTTACCAATTTGCTGCCATACTCAACATTAACCTTGCTGTTATTAACCTCCTTCCCTTGCCTGCTTTGGATGGGGGTTCGTTGGCATTGATCTTTATCGAGGCGGCCAGGGGTGGGAGGAAGCTACCTTTGGAAGTGGAACAACGGATAATGTCGTCCGGAATCATGTTTGTTATACTTCTGGGGTTATTCCTCATTGTTCGCGATACCTTAAACCTTGATATTATCAAAGATatcttgtaa
- the LOC140183187 gene encoding uncharacterized protein, producing MAAHSEDTLGGMELMQRAIQHLTNRLTELEAWREVHQKLHRLTQGSNSVKDYHKKMEMLMITTNVEEDIEVTMARFVGVLNGAITDVVELHHYVEMEDLESRSVDTTKTKGVKPNALFDAMKKKGNSNSSSATSRHRDIKCFKCHGMGHYASDCPNRRLMVIRGDDIVSDSDNNSMPSLEDFSDGDVEYAGHGESFVVRRALNLQVKEDSLEQCQNLFHTRFLVGGKVCSLIIDGRSWTNMASTLMVEKLGLTCVRHPKPYTLQRLNDSGEIKVDKQVTIAFSVGKYVDKALCDVVPMQACHLLLGRPWQFDRRAFHDGHTNRFSFDFNGRKITLAPLSPKEIYLDQLKLQQNTKGNMGCAVLMQEKRAIAFFGENLNLAQRKYSAYDKELYALVWALEIWQHYLLPKEFVIHTDHESLKHLKGQGTLLRAVVGKNLKTWEDCLPFIEFTYNRMIHSSTGFSSFELVYGFNPLTVLDLLPLPLSDLVSLDVEDSRTNLLQEGVNDTSLVGQTENCHMPIDPITRATTKRIKEGFTNMAKSCV from the exons ATGGCAGCTCATTCCGAAGATACTTTAGGTGGCATGGAGTTGATGCAAAGGGCTATTCAACACTTAACTAATCGCTTGACTGAATTGGAAGCATGGAG GGAAGTGCATCAGAAGCTACATCGGTTGACTCAAGGCTCTAATTCTGTTAAAGATTACCATAAGAAAATGGAAATGCTTATGATTACTACCAACGTAGAAGAGGACATTGAGGTTACTATGGCACGATTTGTAGGTGTTTTGAATGGAGCAATTACTGATGTGGTGGAGTTACATCATTATGTGGAGATGGAAGATTTG GAGTCTCGTAGTGTTGACACAACAAAGACTAAGGGTGTTAAACCCAATGCATTGTTTGATGCTATGAAGAAGAAAGGTAATTCTAACTCTTCTTCTGCTACTTCTAGACATCGAGATATTAAATGCTTCAAGTGTCATGGTATGGGTCATTATGCTAGTGATTGCCCAAACAGGAGATTGATGGTTATTAGAGGAGATGATATTGTGTCTGATTCTGATAATAATAGTATGCCATCTTTGGAAGATTTTTCTGATGGTGATGTTGAGTATGCAGGCCATGGTGAATCTTTTGTTGTTAGACGTGCTTTGAATTTGCAGGTGAAAGAAGATAGCCTAGAGCAATGCCAAAATCTTTTTCACACTAGATTTTTGGTGGGTGGAAAAGTGTGTAGTCTGATTATTGATGGCAGGAGTTGGACTAATATGGCTAGTACACTTATGGTAGAGAAATTGGGTTTGACATGTGTTCGACATCCTAAACCATATACATTGCAGAGGTTGAATGACAGTGGAGAGATCAAGGTTGACAAACAGGTGACAATTGCATTCTCTGTTGGAAAGTATGTTGATAAGGCATTGTGTGATGTGGTGCCAATGCAAGCTTGTCATTTGTTATTGGGGAGACCTTGGCAGTTCGACCGTCGAGCATTTCATGATGGTCACACGAATCGGTTCTCCTTTGATTTTAATGGTCGCAAGATCACTCTTGCTCCTTTATCGCCTAAGGAGATTTACCTTGACCAGTTAAAGCTTCAACAGAACACCAAAGGGAACATGGGAT GTGCTGTTTTAATGCAGGAAAAACGAGCCATTGCCTTTTTCGGTGAAAATTTGAATTTAGCTCAGCGTAAATATTCAGCATATGACAAAGAATTATATGCTTTGGTTTGGGCTTTAGAGATTTGGCAACACTACCTCTTACCTAAGGAGTTTGTGATTCACACGGATCATGAATCTTTGAAGCACTTAAAAGGACAAG GGACCTTATTACGTGCTGTTGTTGGTAAGAATTTGAAAACTTGGGAAGATTGTTTACCTTTTATTGAGTTTACTTATAATAGAATGATTCATTCTTCTACTGGTTTTTCTTCTTTTGAACTTGTGTATGGTTTTAATCCTTTAACTGTTTTGGACTTATTACCTTTGCCTTTGAGTGATCTTGTTAGCTTGGATGTAGAAG ATTCAAGGACGAATCTTTTGCAGGAAGGAGTGAATGATACGAGCCTTGTGGGACAAACTGAGAACTGTCATATGCCAATTGATCCAATTACAAGAGCAAcaactaagagaataaaagaaggtTTTACAAACATGGCTAAATCATGTGTTTAG
- the LOC112773159 gene encoding uncharacterized protein, whose product MPRRINNDNNEDDNNNREDNYNDGVVAKEENGGEKSLRGKTKKGPWTVSEDIMLREYVMKYGEGNWNCVQKNSGLARCGKSCRLRWANHLRPNLKKGSFSKEEEDLIVQLHAKLGNKWARMAAQLPGRTDNEIKNFWNTRVKRCQRAGLPLYPPQVLHEANVYHLQQHLKPQPSSSSSSSFSFSPLFMSSSNHQEINQLKLIAHPSTNQQNPPHSSCLSNNNPQPYPQFKFPNENPNITNSGNLGFPLSPISITSSLFNQSYNNVNNNSNNDYYHLGSYNYGFHSNNSDTNNNNVKLMPNSPFEALPPLIQGSNNNNEASLSQSSPPLSSTTPTSSHASGNNGYLIGGGASNMATNGDGGRSGVAPLSPPQENGGGGLLGAVLVEAQSLCNNNDKSKSDNEDSTASQVLSHKRKYMVTTEECTKEEETNNVVVESDTKSIGNTINKIPKVDLYSSPFSTGNKQTTEDELEEINTMDDDLFGLLKNFQEMPVPDWYQKRGQPLELETQQDASLGPIDQAFSTHDSFWRNMPKY is encoded by the exons ATGCCGAGACGAATCAACAACGACAACAACGAAGACGACAACAACAACCGTGAAGATAATTATAACGATGGAGTAGTAGCAAAAGAGGAGAATGGTGGTGAAAAGAGTTTGAGAGGGAAAACAAAGAAAGGGCCATGGACAGTTTCGGAAGATATAATGTTGAGAGAGTATGTGATGAAGTACGGTGAAGGGAATTGGAACTGTGTGCAAAAGAATTCAGGGTTGGCAAGGTGTGGCAAAAGTTGTAGGCTTAGATGGGCCAATCATCTTAGACCTAATTTGAAGAAAGGTTCATTttctaaagaagaagaagatttaattGTTCAACTTCATGCCAAACTTGGAAACAAATGGGCTCGAATGGCCGCACAG ctACCTGGGAGAACAGATAATGAAATAAAAAACTTTTGGAACACTAGAGTAAAAAGATGCCAAAGAGCTGGGTTGCCACTTTATCCACCACAAGTGTTGCATGAAGCCAATGTATACCATCTACAACAACATCTCAAACCtcaaccttcttcttcttcatcatcatctttcTCATTTTCTCCATTATTTATGTCTTCCTCTAACCACCAAGAAATCAATCAACTAAAGCTAATAGCCCACCCTTCTACAAATCAACAAAACCCACCCCATTCCTCTTGTTTATCAAATAATAATCCACAACCATACCCACAATTCAAGTTTCCAAATGAAAACCCTAATATTACAAATAGTGGAAATTTAGGGTTCCCATTATCTCCTATTTCCATAACTTCCTCTTTGTTTAACCAAAGTtataataatgtaaataataactCAAATAATGATTATTATCATTTAGGAAGCTATAACTATGGGTTCCACTCCAACAATAgtgatactaataataataatgttaaacTAATGCCAAATTCACCATTTGAAGCACTTCCTCCTTTGATTCAAGGTTCAAATAACAATAATGAAGCCTCTTTAAGCCAATCATCACCACCACTTAGCTCAACAACACCTACTTCATCTCATGCTAGCGGTAATAATGGCTACTTAATAGGAGGAGGAGCTTCAAACATGGCTACAAATGGTGACGGCGGCCGCTCCGGAGTTGCGCCGCTTTCGCCGCCTCAAGAAAATGGTGGTGGTGGCTTGTTGGGTGCAGTTTTGGTAGAAGCTCAAAGTCTTTGTAACAATAATGACAAGTCTAAGAGTGACAATGAGGATTCAACTGCATCACAGGTTTTATCTCATAAAAGAAAATACATGGTAACTACTGAGGAATGTACAAAAGAAGAAGAGACTAATAATGTGGTTGTGGAGTCAGATACCAAAAGCATTGGAAATACCATTAATAAAATACCCAAGGTTGATTTGTACTCTTCTCCATTTTCAACAG GGAATAAACAAACAACTGAAGATGAATTGGAGGAAATCAATACCATGGATGATGACTTATTTGGCCTACTTAAAAACTTTCAAGAAATGCCAGTTCCAGATTGGTACCAGAAAAGAGGACAACCATTGGAACTTGAAACTCAACAAGATGCTTCATTGGGCcccatagatcaagcattttcaaCTCATGACAGTTTTTGGAGAAACATGCCCAAATATTGA